From the Streptococcus oralis ATCC 35037 genome, one window contains:
- the yycF gene encoding response regulator YycF, protein MKKILIVDDEKPISDIIKFNMAKEGYEVVTAFNGREAIELFEAEQPDIIILDLMLPEIDGLEVAKAIRKTSSVPIIMLSAKDSEFDKVIGLELGADDYVTKPFSNRELQARVKALLRRTDLVSVDSQESDEKKTQPLQIGDLEIVPDAYVAKKYGEELDLTHREFELLYHLASHIGQVITREHLLETVWGYDYFGDVRTVDVTIRRLREKIEDTPSRPEYILTRRGVGYYMRNND, encoded by the coding sequence ATGAAAAAAATATTAATTGTAGATGATGAGAAACCAATCTCAGATATTATTAAGTTTAATATGGCCAAGGAAGGTTATGAAGTCGTTACAGCCTTCAATGGTCGTGAGGCAATCGAGCTATTTGAAGCAGAGCAACCAGATATTATTATCCTCGACTTGATGCTACCTGAAATTGATGGTTTAGAAGTTGCTAAAGCTATTCGTAAGACTAGTAGCGTGCCGATTATCATGCTATCAGCTAAGGATAGCGAGTTTGACAAGGTTATTGGTTTAGAGTTAGGTGCAGACGATTATGTTACAAAACCTTTCTCAAACCGTGAATTGCAGGCTCGTGTCAAGGCCCTGCTTCGTCGTACAGACCTGGTTTCTGTGGATAGCCAAGAGTCTGATGAGAAGAAGACGCAACCTTTACAAATTGGTGATTTGGAAATTGTTCCAGATGCTTACGTGGCGAAGAAATATGGTGAGGAATTAGATTTGACCCACCGTGAGTTTGAACTCTTGTATCACTTGGCGTCTCATATTGGTCAAGTGATTACGCGTGAACATTTGCTTGAGACTGTATGGGGTTATGACTATTTTGGTGATGTTCGTACTGTGGACGTGACCATTAGACGCTTGCGTGAGAAAATAGAAGACACTCCAAGTCGTCCAGAGTACATTCTCACACGTCGTGGTGTTGGATACTATATGAGAAATAATGATTGA
- the mutY gene encoding A/G-specific adenine glycosylase: MLDLKEYDIVMWPEEKIISFREKLLNWYDENKRDLPWRRSKNPYRIWVSEIMLQQTRVDTVIPYYERFLDWFPTVESLANAPEDRLLKAWEGLGYYSRVRNMQAAAQQIMADFGGQFPNTYEGISSLKGIGPYTAGAISSIAFNLPEPAVDGNVMRVLARLFEVNHDIGVPSNRKIFQAMMEILIDPKRPGDFNQALMDLGSDIEAPVNPRPEESPVKEFSAAYQNGTMDVYPIKEPKKKPLPIYLKALVVRNDRGQYLLEKNESEKLLAGFWHFPLIEVDDFSSDDDQIDLFSQVKEESRAFGPSPQENFEQDYDLEVNWSQQVFDQVKHVFSHRKWHIQILAGQVTETKQFSDREIRWVSPQEFSDYPLAKPQQKIWKAYKTTFGDKGLQ; this comes from the coding sequence ATGTTAGATTTGAAAGAATACGATATCGTCATGTGGCCAGAGGAGAAGATCATTTCTTTTCGTGAAAAACTCCTCAACTGGTATGATGAAAACAAGCGAGATTTGCCTTGGCGGAGAAGTAAAAATCCTTATCGCATCTGGGTATCTGAAATCATGCTCCAGCAGACCAGGGTGGATACAGTTATTCCCTACTACGAACGATTCTTGGACTGGTTTCCAACAGTAGAAAGTCTGGCCAATGCCCCTGAAGATCGTTTGTTGAAGGCTTGGGAGGGATTGGGCTATTATTCTCGAGTACGCAATATGCAGGCTGCAGCTCAGCAGATTATGGCTGACTTTGGTGGTCAATTTCCAAACACCTATGAAGGAATTTCTAGTTTAAAAGGGATTGGCCCTTATACTGCGGGAGCTATTTCCAGTATCGCTTTTAATTTGCCTGAGCCAGCGGTCGATGGCAATGTCATGCGAGTTTTGGCACGTTTGTTTGAGGTTAATCATGATATCGGAGTTCCCAGCAATCGAAAGATTTTCCAAGCTATGATGGAAATCTTGATTGACCCGAAACGACCAGGTGATTTTAACCAAGCTCTGATGGATTTAGGTTCTGACATAGAGGCACCAGTTAACCCTCGACCAGAAGAAAGCCCTGTTAAGGAATTTAGCGCAGCCTATCAGAATGGGACCATGGATGTATATCCGATTAAAGAACCCAAGAAAAAGCCTCTCCCAATTTATCTCAAGGCTTTGGTTGTACGCAATGACCGTGGTCAATATCTACTTGAGAAAAATGAAAGCGAGAAACTACTAGCCGGTTTTTGGCATTTTCCATTGATTGAAGTTGATGATTTCTCAAGTGATGACGATCAGATAGATCTCTTTTCTCAAGTCAAAGAGGAAAGCAGAGCATTTGGACCAAGTCCTCAAGAAAACTTTGAGCAGGATTATGATTTAGAAGTGAATTGGTCCCAGCAAGTATTTGACCAGGTCAAGCATGTATTTAGTCATCGGAAATGGCACATTCAAATCCTAGCTGGTCAGGTGACAGAAACAAAACAGTTTTCAGACAGAGAAATTCGTTGGGTTTCTCCTCAGGAGTTTTCTGACTATCCACTTGCGAAACCTCAACAAAAAATTTGGAAGGCTTATAAAACAACTTTTGGAGATAAAGGCCTACAGTAG
- a CDS encoding CYTH domain-containing protein, translating to MKHLEIELKTLLKKEEYDHLKKQFSHIQPVLQKNYYIDTPDFQLREKKVAMRIRTFADWAELTLKVPQTVGNMEYNQKLTLPEAESYLEKPKLPQGLVLEKLSKIGIESHDWLVLGCLSTLRYEMKTEIGLMALDESHYFDQTDYELELEVTDHEKGKEDFQRFLDENQITYQKAPSKLIRFIKSMKKS from the coding sequence ATGAAACATTTAGAAATAGAATTGAAAACACTTCTGAAAAAAGAGGAATATGATCATCTAAAAAAACAGTTTTCCCATATCCAACCCGTTCTTCAGAAGAACTACTACATTGACACACCAGATTTCCAATTGCGTGAAAAGAAGGTTGCCATGCGCATTCGCACTTTTGCAGATTGGGCGGAATTGACCTTAAAAGTGCCTCAAACTGTAGGAAATATGGAATACAACCAGAAACTAACTCTTCCAGAAGCTGAATCGTACCTAGAAAAACCAAAACTACCTCAGGGTCTCGTTCTAGAGAAGCTCTCTAAGATTGGCATCGAAAGCCATGACTGGCTTGTTCTAGGTTGCCTTTCCACCCTTCGTTATGAAATGAAAACTGAGATTGGCTTAATGGCCTTAGATGAAAGTCACTACTTTGACCAGACGGACTATGAACTCGAACTTGAAGTCACCGACCATGAAAAAGGGAAAGAAGATTTTCAGAGATTTTTAGATGAAAATCAGATAACCTATCAGAAAGCTCCTTCAAAATTAATTCGTTTTATTAAAAGCATGAAAAAAAGCTGA
- a CDS encoding Eco57I restriction-modification methylase domain-containing protein — MTIDISEEKLAMESADLLKILLKDRTTKKNIVWATHSYELLGKGFAPSDRITPSKVTGTYANLIQPRSEKSKYEQKDRTKIRAEVFTPTCLVEKQNGYVEAELESLDLEDYIQVRWLEITCGEAPYMVARYDAVTGEEIPLSERVGFLDRKLQRISREVSDEATFYKLVKKAYRSSYGYEYQGDSLLLARENLLATFEDYYLAKTGNQPTLEQKKEIATIISYNVFQMDGLKKTSPYSAKQSPSQQLSLFSDELEVQEAEESKTQIKDWKKNKMIGFERLSSEESEMKFDVVIGNPPYQETGEARDEPIYHFFIDEAIKIADKSILITPARFLFKAGQTPKNWMEKMLEDKHLKVQFYELKSGKVFTGTDIKGGVAITYRDADKVLGPIGVFTIFEALNSIVKKIEKHPDFETFSDLVYPQGIYRFSDELFSDYPNAEKLQGKGTKNKIVSKSLTQLDFVFKNVEEKDHVALLGRIGSERVYRYINKKYLDLPETFENYNVFVPEANGSGALGEVLSTPLIGEPLIGHTDTFLSIGNFKTKFEADACIKFIKTKFARVLLGVLKVTQHNSRKTWYYVPLQDFTVNSDIDWTQSVADVDRQLYQKYDLSPEEIAFIETHVREMD; from the coding sequence ATGACGATAGATATTAGTGAAGAAAAGTTGGCTATGGAGTCTGCTGACTTATTAAAAATTCTTTTAAAAGATCGAACGACCAAGAAAAATATTGTTTGGGCGACGCATTCTTATGAATTGTTGGGAAAGGGATTTGCTCCAAGTGACCGCATTACTCCAAGTAAGGTGACGGGAACCTATGCAAACTTGATTCAACCCCGATCAGAAAAGTCCAAGTATGAGCAAAAAGACCGAACCAAGATTAGAGCCGAAGTCTTTACGCCAACTTGTTTAGTTGAAAAACAAAATGGCTACGTTGAAGCTGAACTTGAATCTCTGGATCTTGAAGATTATATCCAAGTGCGCTGGCTAGAAATAACCTGTGGTGAAGCACCTTATATGGTTGCTCGCTATGATGCAGTGACTGGTGAGGAAATTCCATTATCTGAGCGAGTTGGTTTTCTTGATAGAAAATTGCAACGCATTAGTCGTGAGGTCTCAGATGAAGCCACCTTCTATAAGCTTGTAAAAAAAGCTTATCGATCTTCTTATGGATATGAGTATCAAGGAGATTCGCTGCTTTTGGCGCGTGAAAATCTTTTAGCAACATTTGAGGACTACTATCTTGCAAAGACTGGCAATCAACCGACCTTAGAGCAAAAGAAAGAAATTGCGACTATTATATCCTACAATGTCTTTCAGATGGATGGACTGAAAAAAACTAGTCCTTACTCAGCTAAACAAAGTCCATCTCAACAGCTAAGCTTGTTTTCAGATGAGCTAGAAGTTCAAGAAGCAGAAGAATCTAAAACTCAAATCAAAGATTGGAAAAAGAATAAGATGATAGGTTTTGAGCGCCTATCTAGTGAGGAAAGTGAAATGAAATTTGATGTCGTGATAGGCAATCCGCCGTATCAGGAAACAGGAGAAGCTAGAGATGAACCAATTTATCACTTTTTTATTGATGAAGCTATTAAAATCGCAGATAAATCTATATTAATCACCCCAGCAAGGTTTTTATTTAAAGCTGGTCAAACTCCTAAAAATTGGATGGAAAAGATGCTTGAAGACAAGCATTTAAAAGTTCAATTCTATGAACTTAAAAGCGGTAAAGTGTTTACAGGAACGGATATCAAGGGTGGAGTAGCAATAACTTATCGTGATGCTGATAAAGTTTTGGGACCAATCGGAGTATTTACTATTTTTGAAGCCTTGAATAGTATTGTAAAAAAAATTGAAAAACATCCAGACTTTGAAACATTTTCTGATCTAGTTTATCCTCAAGGTATTTATAGATTTTCAGATGAACTTTTTTCTGATTATCCAAATGCTGAAAAGTTGCAAGGAAAAGGGACAAAAAATAAAATTGTTTCGAAATCATTGACTCAGTTAGATTTCGTTTTTAAAAACGTAGAAGAAAAAGACCATGTGGCTTTACTTGGAAGAATCGGGTCTGAACGTGTCTATCGATATATTAATAAAAAATATTTAGATTTACCGGAAACATTTGAAAATTACAATGTTTTTGTACCAGAAGCTAATGGAAGCGGTGCCTTAGGTGAGGTCTTATCAACACCCCTAATCGGGGAACCCCTAATCGGGCATACGGATACTTTTTTATCTATTGGTAATTTTAAAACAAAATTTGAAGCCGATGCTTGTATTAAATTTATTAAAACTAAATTTGCTAGAGTATTATTAGGTGTTTTGAAAGTTACTCAGCATAACTCACGAAAAACTTGGTATTACGTCCCACTCCAAGATTTTACGGTCAATTCGGACATTGATTGGACACAATCAGTGGCTGATGTTGACCGTCAGCTCTATCAAAAATATGACCTTTCTCCTGAGGAAATTGCCTTTATTGAGACGCATGTAAGGGAGATGGATTGA
- a CDS encoding NAD kinase: MKNTGKRVDLIANRKPQSQKVLHELREKLKKQHFILNDTNPDIVISIGGDGMLLSAFHKYENQLDKVRFVGVHTGHLGFYTDYRDFELDQLVTNLLLDTGAKVSYPVLNVKVTLENGEVKIFRALNEASIRRSDRTMVADIIINHVPFERFRGDGVTVSTPTGSTAYNKSLGGAVLHPTIEALQLTEIASLNNRVYRTLGSSIIIPKKDKIELLPTRNDYHTISVDNSVYSFRNIERIEYQIDHHKIHFVATPSHTSFWNRVKDAFIGEVDE; the protein is encoded by the coding sequence ATGAAGAATACAGGTAAACGAGTTGACCTCATAGCAAATAGAAAGCCACAAAGTCAGAAGGTCTTGCATGAACTGAGGGAAAAACTAAAGAAACAGCATTTTATACTGAACGATACCAATCCCGACATCGTCATTTCCATTGGTGGCGATGGAATGCTTTTGTCTGCCTTTCACAAGTATGAGAATCAGTTAGACAAGGTTCGATTTGTAGGTGTTCATACAGGGCATTTGGGATTTTACACAGATTATCGTGATTTTGAGCTGGATCAGTTGGTGACCAATCTTTTACTAGATACTGGTGCCAAAGTTTCCTATCCAGTCTTGAATGTCAAGGTAACGCTTGAAAATGGAGAAGTGAAAATCTTCCGAGCCTTAAATGAAGCCAGCATCCGTCGATCAGATCGCACCATGGTTGCGGATATCATCATTAACCATGTTCCGTTCGAAAGATTTCGTGGAGATGGAGTGACTGTTTCAACGCCGACGGGAAGTACTGCCTACAACAAGTCCTTGGGTGGAGCTGTCTTGCATCCTACCATTGAAGCCTTGCAGTTGACGGAGATAGCGAGTCTTAACAACCGAGTTTATCGTACTTTGGGATCATCGATCATTATTCCCAAAAAAGATAAGATTGAACTTTTGCCGACACGCAATGATTACCATACGATATCAGTCGATAACAGCGTCTATTCATTCCGTAATATCGAACGGATAGAGTATCAAATCGACCATCACAAGATTCACTTCGTAGCGACTCCAAGCCACACTAGTTTCTGGAATCGTGTCAAAGATGCCTTCATCGGCGAGGTGGATGAATGA
- a CDS encoding MBL fold metallo-hydrolase, which translates to MSEKGFKYSILASGSSGNSFYLETPKKKILVDAGLSGKKITSLLSEINRKPEDLDAILITHEHSDHIHGVGVLARKYGMDLYANEKTWQAMENSKYLGKVDSSQKHIFEMGKTKTFGDIDIESFGVSHDAAAPQFYRFMKDDKSFVMLTDTGYVSDRMAGIVENADGYLIESNHDVEILRAGSYAWRLKQRILSDLGHLSNEDGAEAMIRTMGNRTKKIYLGHLSKENNIKELAHMTMVNQLAQADLGVGVDFKVYDTSPDTATPLTDI; encoded by the coding sequence ATGAGTGAAAAAGGCTTTAAATACAGTATTTTAGCATCAGGTTCCAGTGGAAATTCCTTTTATCTGGAAACCCCAAAAAAGAAAATCCTAGTAGATGCAGGCCTGTCTGGTAAGAAAATTACAAGTCTTTTGAGTGAAATCAATCGTAAACCTGAAGATTTGGATGCGATTTTGATTACGCATGAGCATTCAGACCATATTCATGGAGTCGGTGTCTTGGCTCGCAAATATGGCATGGACCTTTACGCCAATGAAAAGACTTGGCAGGCTATGGAAAATAGCAAGTACCTCGGTAAGGTGGACTCTTCGCAGAAGCATATCTTTGAAATGGGCAAAACCAAAACCTTTGGCGATATCGACATTGAGAGTTTTGGGGTTAGCCATGATGCGGCAGCACCACAGTTTTACCGCTTTATGAAGGATGACAAGAGTTTTGTCATGTTGACCGATACAGGTTATGTAAGTGACCGTATGGCTGGAATAGTCGAAAATGCTGACGGTTACCTCATCGAGTCCAACCACGATGTAGAGATTTTGCGAGCAGGATCTTACGCTTGGCGTCTCAAACAGCGAATTCTATCGGATCTCGGTCATCTTTCTAACGAAGACGGTGCTGAGGCCATGATTCGTACAATGGGAAATCGGACTAAGAAAATCTATCTTGGGCATTTATCCAAAGAGAACAATATCAAGGAGCTGGCTCATATGACTATGGTCAACCAGCTAGCCCAAGCGGATCTGGGAGTCGGAGTAGACTTTAAAGTTTATGATACCTCACCAGATACTGCAACACCATTAACAGATATATAA
- the vicK gene encoding cell wall metabolism sensor histidine kinase VicK yields MIEDIRQTILTSDFIFILILLGFILVVTLLLLENRRDNIRLKEINQKVKDLIAGDYSQVLDLQGSTEITNITNNLNDLSEVIRLTQENLEQESKRLNSILSYMTDGVLATNRRGQITMINDMAKKQLGVQKEDVLNKSILELLKIEDEYELRDLITQIPELTIDSQDVNGEYLSLRVRFALVRRESGFISGLVAVLHDTTEQEKEERERRLFVSNVSHELRTPLTSVKSYLEALDEGALYDPVAPDFIKVSLDETNRMMRMVTDLLHLSRIDNTTSQLDVELINFTAFITFILNRFDKMRSQDDEKKYELVRDYPINSVWIEIDTDKMTQVIDNILNNAIKYSPDGGKITVSMKTTDDQMILSIKDQGLGIPKQDLPKIFDRFYRVDRARSRAQGGTGLGLAIAKEIIKQHNGFIWAKSEYGKGSTFTIVLPYDKDAVKEEIWEDEIED; encoded by the coding sequence ATGATTGAAGATATTAGACAAACTATTCTGACCAGTGATTTTATCTTTATCTTGATTTTACTTGGCTTTATCCTGGTGGTGACCTTGCTGTTACTGGAAAATCGTCGGGATAATATCCGTCTAAAGGAGATAAATCAAAAGGTTAAGGACTTGATTGCAGGTGATTATTCTCAAGTTTTGGACTTGCAAGGAAGTACAGAAATCACCAATATCACCAATAATCTGAACGATTTGTCAGAAGTTATTCGTTTGACCCAAGAAAATCTGGAACAAGAGAGTAAACGATTGAACAGTATTCTTTCTTACATGACAGATGGCGTTCTTGCGACCAATCGCCGTGGCCAGATTACTATGATCAACGATATGGCCAAGAAACAGCTCGGTGTGCAGAAAGAAGATGTTCTGAATAAAAGCATCCTCGAATTGCTTAAGATAGAAGATGAGTATGAGTTGCGTGACCTGATTACACAGATTCCTGAGTTGACGATTGACTCCCAGGATGTGAATGGTGAATATCTAAGCCTTCGTGTACGTTTTGCTCTGGTTCGCCGTGAGTCAGGTTTTATCTCTGGTTTGGTTGCCGTTTTACATGATACGACCGAACAGGAGAAGGAAGAGCGTGAGCGAAGACTCTTTGTTTCTAACGTGAGTCACGAGTTGCGAACTCCTTTGACCAGTGTTAAATCTTATCTTGAAGCCTTGGACGAGGGAGCCCTGTATGATCCTGTTGCTCCTGATTTTATCAAGGTTTCACTCGATGAAACCAACCGTATGATGCGGATGGTGACAGATCTCTTGCATCTCTCTCGTATTGATAATACGACAAGTCAGCTAGATGTGGAATTGATTAATTTTACAGCATTCATCACCTTTATTCTCAACCGCTTTGATAAGATGAGAAGTCAGGATGACGAGAAAAAATATGAGCTTGTCAGAGATTACCCTATTAATTCAGTTTGGATCGAGATTGATACCGATAAGATGACTCAGGTGATTGATAATATTCTTAACAATGCCATTAAGTACTCACCAGATGGTGGGAAAATCACTGTCAGCATGAAAACTACTGATGACCAGATGATTTTATCCATCAAAGACCAAGGTCTAGGTATTCCAAAGCAAGATTTGCCTAAGATTTTTGACCGCTTCTACCGTGTGGATCGTGCAAGAAGCCGGGCTCAAGGTGGAACTGGTCTAGGTCTGGCGATCGCAAAAGAAATCATCAAACAACACAATGGCTTTATATGGGCCAAAAGTGAATACGGTAAGGGCTCAACCTTTACCATAGTGCTCCCTTATGATAAGGATGCCGTAAAAGAAGAAATATGGGAGGACGAAATAGAAGACTAG
- a CDS encoding RluA family pseudouridine synthase: protein MRFEFTADEHVKVKTFLKKHEVSKGLLAKIKFRGGAILVNGQAQNATYLLDIGDRVTIDIPAEEGFESLEAINRPLDILYEDDHFLVLNKPYGVASIPSVNHSNTIANFIKGYYVKQEYENQQVHIVTRLDRDTSGLMLFAKHGYAHARLDKQLQRKSIEKRYFALVKGAGVLEPEGEIIAPIARDVDSIITRRVAKGGKYAHTSYKVVASYGNIHLVDIRLHTGRTHQIRVHFSHIGFPLLGDDLYGGSLDDGIQRQALHCHYLSFYHPFLEQDLQLESPLPDDFSNLITQLSTNTL from the coding sequence ATGAGGTTCGAATTTACCGCAGATGAGCACGTCAAAGTCAAAACTTTCCTCAAGAAACATGAGGTTTCCAAGGGACTTTTGGCTAAGATTAAGTTTCGAGGCGGGGCTATTCTGGTTAATGGCCAAGCTCAAAATGCGACTTATCTCTTAGATATTGGAGATAGAGTAACTATTGACATTCCTGCAGAGGAAGGGTTTGAGAGCCTTGAAGCTATTAATCGACCACTCGATATTTTATATGAGGATGACCATTTTCTGGTTTTGAATAAGCCTTATGGAGTAGCTTCCATCCCCAGTGTTAATCATTCCAATACCATTGCTAATTTTATTAAGGGCTACTATGTCAAACAAGAATATGAAAACCAGCAAGTTCACATCGTGACTAGGCTTGATAGAGATACATCTGGTTTGATGCTTTTTGCCAAGCACGGCTACGCTCATGCACGTTTAGACAAGCAACTGCAACGAAAGTCTATCGAAAAACGTTACTTTGCTTTAGTTAAAGGAGCTGGTGTCTTGGAGCCTGAAGGGGAGATTATCGCCCCGATTGCGCGTGATGTGGACTCCATTATCACAAGACGGGTTGCCAAAGGTGGGAAATACGCCCATACATCTTACAAAGTTGTCGCGTCTTATGGAAATATTCACCTAGTCGATATTCGTCTTCATACTGGGCGAACTCATCAGATTCGAGTGCATTTTTCTCATATTGGCTTTCCTTTGTTGGGAGACGATTTGTATGGTGGTAGTCTGGATGACGGTATCCAACGTCAGGCTCTGCATTGCCATTATTTATCTTTTTATCATCCTTTTCTAGAGCAAGATTTGCAACTAGAAAGCCCCTTACCGGATGATTTCAGCAATCTTATTACTCAGTTATCAACTAATACTCTTTAA
- the pta gene encoding phosphate acetyltransferase, with the protein MEVFESLKANLVGKNARIVLPEGEEPRILQATKRLVKETEVIPVLLGNPEKIKIYLEIEGIMDGYEVIDPQHYPQFEEMVAALVDRRKGKMTEEEAHKVLVEDVNYFGVMLVYLGLVDGMVSGAIHSTASTVRPALQIIKTRPNVTRTSGAFLMVRGTERYLFGDCAININPDAEALAEIAINSAITAKMFGIEPKIAMLSYSTKGSGFGESVDKVVEATKIAHDLRPDLEIDGELQFDAAFVPETAALKAPGSNVAGQANVFIFPGIEAGNIGYKMAERLGGFAAVGPVLQGLNKPVNDLSRGCNADDVYKLTLITAAQAVHQ; encoded by the coding sequence ATGGAAGTTTTTGAAAGTCTCAAAGCCAACCTGGTTGGCAAAAATGCTCGTATCGTTCTCCCTGAAGGGGAAGAGCCTCGTATTCTTCAAGCAACAAAACGCTTGGTAAAAGAAACAGAAGTGATTCCTGTTTTGCTTGGAAACCCTGAAAAAATTAAAATTTATCTCGAAATCGAAGGGATCATGGATGGTTATGAAGTCATTGACCCTCAACATTATCCTCAATTTGAAGAAATGGTTGCTGCCTTGGTAGATCGTCGTAAGGGCAAAATGACTGAAGAAGAAGCGCACAAAGTTTTGGTTGAAGATGTCAACTACTTTGGTGTGATGCTAGTCTACTTGGGCTTGGTTGACGGTATGGTATCTGGTGCGATTCACTCAACTGCCTCAACAGTTCGCCCAGCCCTTCAAATTATCAAAACTCGCCCAAATGTAACGCGTACTTCAGGTGCCTTCCTCATGGTACGTGGTACGGAACGTTACCTATTTGGAGACTGTGCCATTAACATCAATCCAGATGCAGAAGCCCTGGCTGAAATTGCGATCAACTCAGCAATTACAGCTAAGATGTTTGGTATTGAACCTAAAATTGCTATGCTAAGCTATTCTACTAAAGGTTCAGGATTTGGTGAAAGTGTTGATAAGGTAGTGGAAGCTACAAAAATTGCTCACGACTTGCGCCCTGACCTTGAGATTGATGGTGAATTGCAATTTGACGCTGCCTTTGTTCCTGAAACTGCAGCTCTTAAAGCTCCAGGAAGTAACGTAGCTGGTCAAGCAAATGTCTTTATCTTCCCAGGTATCGAAGCCGGAAATATCGGTTACAAGATGGCTGAGCGCCTTGGTGGTTTTGCGGCTGTCGGACCTGTTTTACAAGGTTTGAACAAACCTGTTAACGACCTTTCTCGTGGATGTAATGCAGATGATGTGTACAAGTTGACCCTTATCACAGCAGCTCAAGCAGTTCATCAATAA
- a CDS encoding GTP pyrophosphokinase yields the protein MTIEWEEFLDPYIQAVGELKIKLRGIRKQYRKQNKHSPIEFVTGRVKPIESIKEKMARRGITYATLENDLQDIAGLRVMVQFVDDVKEVVEILRKRQDMRVVQERDYITHRKASGYRSYHVVVEYTVDTINGAKTILAEIQIRTLAMNFWATIEHSLNYKYQGDFPEEIRKRLEITAKIAYQLDEEMGKIRDDIQEAQALFDPLSRKLNDGVGNSDDTDEEYR from the coding sequence ATGACCATAGAATGGGAAGAATTTTTAGATCCTTACATTCAGGCTGTTGGTGAATTGAAGATTAAACTTCGGGGAATTCGCAAACAGTATCGTAAGCAAAACAAGCATTCTCCGATTGAGTTTGTAACGGGTCGGGTAAAACCGATTGAAAGTATCAAAGAAAAGATGGCTCGTCGAGGAATTACTTATGCAACTTTAGAAAATGACTTGCAAGACATTGCTGGTTTACGTGTCATGGTTCAGTTTGTTGATGACGTTAAAGAGGTAGTTGAGATTCTACGTAAACGCCAAGATATGAGAGTCGTTCAGGAACGAGACTATATCACTCATCGTAAGGCTTCGGGCTATCGTTCTTATCACGTTGTTGTCGAATATACTGTAGATACGATAAATGGGGCTAAGACCATTCTCGCCGAGATTCAAATACGGACTTTAGCAATGAATTTCTGGGCTACGATTGAACACTCACTCAATTATAAATATCAGGGCGATTTTCCAGAAGAAATCAGGAAAAGATTGGAAATCACAGCGAAAATAGCCTATCAACTGGATGAAGAAATGGGTAAGATTCGTGATGATATCCAGGAAGCGCAGGCTCTCTTTGATCCATTGAGCAGAAAACTAAACGATGGTGTAGGAAATAGTGACGATACAGATGAAGAATACAGGTAA